A region from the Algoriphagus machipongonensis genome encodes:
- a CDS encoding 4Fe-4S binding protein: MAIMITDECINCGACEPECPNTAIYEGGIEWTWGGGTTLKEVTLEDGTVVDANEKQEPVSDEFYYIVTEKCTECNGFHEEPQCAAVCPVDCCVDDPDHPETEEVLLAKKEMMHGE; this comes from the coding sequence ATGGCAATAATGATTACCGACGAATGCATCAATTGTGGTGCATGCGAACCTGAATGTCCAAACACTGCGATCTACGAAGGTGGTATCGAGTGGACCTGGGGTGGAGGTACTACATTGAAGGAAGTTACTCTGGAAGATGGTACCGTTGTAGATGCAAATGAAAAGCAAGAACCTGTTTCCGATGAATTCTATTACATAGTAACTGAAAAGTGTACTGAGTGTAATGGGTTTCACGAAGAGCCACAGTGTGCAGCTGTTTGCCCAGTGGATTGTTGTGTGGATGACCCTGATCATCCTGAAACAGAAGAAGTGCTTTTAGCTAAAAAAGAAATGATGCACGGAGAGTAA